A genomic region of Aspergillus oryzae RIB40 DNA, chromosome 1 contains the following coding sequences:
- a CDS encoding DUF3712 domain-containing protein (predicted protein), which yields MSSDKPEVTEVGMVASPAATKPSFKSRVAAHFKKWWWAHLIAFVVVVLVVALPVVYVGYPNIAQDNINDSKLEVKSMVISEPTPNSFHVDQQQVIWTDSVFHPTIYSFNASVGLLGAAAFGVATIPQLKSRDGVEVHVDQRLDLTDVSAFGDFATAVMQNEYVDLNVYGKPDLKQGALPKITVTYNHTATMKGMFVDERLNKLKGFSLSGMHLTTKASDGTNTQGQVLIPNPSVMTISLGNVTLDLSVNGTAIGESYIQDLVLKPGNNTFDMRAKVDQLAIIGMMKKYPGTVVPVDITGSETNSSVYDGQALSYFSRALASNKLRVDLNITEVVGSSSSLS from the exons ATGTCGAGCGACAAGCCTGAAGTTACTGAAGTAGGCATGGTGGCCTCACCCGCTGCCACAAAACCTAGCTTCAAATCTCGCGTGGCGGCCCACTTTAAGAAATGGTGGTGGGCGCACCTCATCGCATTCGTTGTAGTGGTGCTCGTCGTGGCCCTTCCGGT GGTATATGTCGGCTATCCGAACATCGCACAGGACAACATTAACGACTCGAAATTGGAAGTCAAGTCGATGGTTATCAGTGAGCCGACACCGAATTCGTTCCATGTGGACCAGCAGCAGGTCATCTGGACGGATAGCGTGTTTCACCCAACCATCTATAGCTTTAACGCAAGTGTTGGTCTACTGGGCGCAGCTGCATTCGGTGTCGCGACTATTCCGCAACTTAAGTCTAGGGACGGGGTCGAGGTGCATGTAGATCAGCGCCTTGACTTGACTGATGTGTCCGCATTTGGCGACTTCGCTACGGCCGTGATGCAGAATGAATATGTCGACCTCAATGTTTACGGGAAGCCGGATTTGAAGCAGGGAGCTTTGCCGAAGATCACCGTGACGTACAACCACACCGCTACTATGAAGGGTATGTTTGTAGACGAAC GCCTAAACAAGCTTAAGGGATTCTCGCTGTCTGGCATGCATCTTACCACGAAGGCATCCGACGGAACGAACACCCAGGGACAGGTTCTGATCCCCAACCCGTCGGTGATGACGATCAGCTTG GGCAATGTGACCCTCGATCTCTCTGTGAATGGAACCGCCATTGGGGAATCGTACATCCAGGATCTCGTGTTGAAACCTGGTAATAACACATTCGATATGAGAGCCAAAGTGGACCAACTGGCCATCATTGGTATGATGAAGAAATACCCGGGTACGGTTGTCCCCGTGGATATCACCGGCTCCGAGACCAACTCGAGCGTGTACGATGGCCAGGCTCTCTCATACTTCTCGCGGGCTTTGGCATCGAACAAACTACGGGTCGATCTGAACATTACCGAGGTGGTGGGCTCGAGTTCGAGTTTGAGCTAG
- a CDS encoding uncharacterized protein (predicted protein), which yields MILLIMRRTTVRTYPISVSCITGAFQGIWSRLGPKSPSSAVLDLNSLKSTHVKIRHLRYFGRRRLLCLLITLPRFFPTFSVCNCGVESCEARPLEQNKRDKSLPGLKLEKQLGLPV from the exons ATGATACTGCTGATcatgagaagaacaacggtACGAACGTATCCCATATCTGTCTCGTGCATCACTGGTGCGTTTCAAG GGATCTGGAGCCGACTGGGACCCAAAAGCCCAAGTTCCGCGGTGCTTGACCTGAATTCTTTGAAAAGTACACATGTGAAGATCCGCCACCTCCGATA TTTCGGTCGGAGACGTCTTTTGTGCTTGTTGATCACTCTGCCACGTTTCTTCCCAACTTTCTCTGTGTGCAATTGTGGAGTTGAGAGTTGTGAAG CCCGCCCCCTCGAGCAAAACAAGCGAGACAAGTCTCTGCCGGGACTAAAACTCGAGAAGCAACTTG GGCTGCCTGTGTGA